One Thermococcus kodakarensis KOD1 genomic window carries:
- a CDS encoding ABC transporter substrate-binding protein has product MKKTKLFGALLLVAIVFVSGCIGGSGSSTTPSQTQSTSTPSATLSTTPSSTQTPTETATKSCECPKAKPYYPLTITDFAGRNVTIEKEPKRIVSLAPSITETLYFLGALDRVIGVTKFDDYPPGVQEGRKIIGGFSDPNIEVIASLEPDLIIGTSMHLQYLDQLEKIAPVIILDPKNMDEVYEAVELLGKVLNQSERAEGVVEFMKAEVADVQFRVSNKTRPKVLFISWWNPLYVPGNGTFQDSLIELAGGENVFHDATSWAQVSLEEAVARNPEIIILSAHAGATIDDICNSPLADTDAVKNGRIYFVSDDNAISRPGPRLVEALEELSYFIHPEAYGYNFQPVTCPVEG; this is encoded by the coding sequence ATGAAGAAGACCAAGCTCTTTGGAGCGCTTCTTTTAGTGGCCATCGTCTTCGTGAGCGGGTGCATAGGAGGCTCGGGAAGCTCAACGACCCCGAGCCAGACCCAGAGCACTTCCACACCGAGTGCGACCCTTAGCACCACCCCCAGTTCGACCCAGACGCCGACTGAAACTGCCACAAAATCCTGCGAGTGCCCGAAGGCCAAGCCCTACTATCCTCTAACCATCACTGACTTCGCGGGCAGAAACGTAACCATCGAGAAGGAGCCGAAGAGGATAGTTTCACTCGCCCCGAGCATCACCGAGACCCTCTACTTCCTCGGAGCCCTCGACAGGGTCATAGGAGTTACCAAGTTTGACGACTATCCCCCTGGAGTTCAGGAGGGCAGGAAAATAATAGGGGGCTTCAGCGACCCGAACATCGAGGTGATAGCTTCTCTCGAACCTGACTTGATAATAGGCACTTCGATGCACCTACAGTACCTCGACCAGCTTGAGAAGATAGCGCCGGTCATAATACTCGACCCTAAGAACATGGATGAAGTTTACGAAGCCGTTGAACTCCTTGGGAAGGTTCTTAACCAGAGCGAAAGGGCCGAAGGAGTGGTCGAGTTCATGAAGGCCGAGGTTGCCGACGTTCAGTTCCGCGTTTCAAATAAGACGAGGCCGAAGGTTCTCTTCATAAGCTGGTGGAATCCGCTTTACGTCCCGGGCAACGGCACCTTCCAGGACTCACTCATCGAACTCGCCGGCGGTGAGAACGTCTTCCACGACGCTACTAGCTGGGCCCAGGTCAGCCTTGAAGAGGCCGTCGCCAGAAACCCGGAGATAATAATCCTATCGGCCCACGCGGGAGCCACCATTGACGACATCTGCAACAGCCCGCTCGCGGACACAGATGCCGTAAAGAACGGCAGGATATACTTTGTCAGCGACGACAACGCCATATCAAGGCCGGGGCCGAGGCTCGTCGAGGCCCTTGAGGAGCTCTCCTACTTCATCCATCCAGAGGCCTACGGCTACAACTTCCAGCCCGTCACCTGCCCCGTTGAGGGCTGA
- the cobZ gene encoding alpha-ribazole phosphatase CobZ: MNAQELLQKLESKGVTLEAMLDTAMELYIGEEKEAAREKLRGLMLRYLNDINVQALLMAALLLEEGFKVEGDPVNLVADELIGINLAEYIGGKMALFNFFYYDTRKPGILAELPPFLDDAIGGFIAGCMTKLFEGEL; the protein is encoded by the coding sequence ATGAACGCTCAAGAACTCCTCCAAAAGCTCGAATCCAAAGGAGTAACCCTGGAGGCGATGCTCGACACGGCCATGGAGCTCTACATCGGAGAGGAAAAAGAAGCCGCCAGAGAAAAGCTCAGAGGTTTGATGCTCCGTTACTTAAACGATATCAACGTCCAGGCCCTTTTGATGGCCGCCCTGCTTCTCGAAGAAGGTTTCAAAGTTGAGGGCGACCCCGTGAACCTCGTGGCTGATGAACTCATCGGGATAAACCTAGCGGAGTACATCGGCGGAAAGATGGCGCTCTTCAACTTCTTCTACTACGACACGAGGAAGCCCGGAATTCTGGCTGAACTTCCACCGTTCCTCGATGATGCCATCGGCGGGTTTATAGCTGGCTGCATGACAAAGCTGTTCGAGGGAGAATTATGA
- a CDS encoding calcium/sodium antiporter encodes MLVWAGSIVIGIILLVVFGDRLSDKIVEVAEKAGVSPLIISLVVISLATTLPEITTSAMASITKAEGIALGNALGSIFANIALILGLASVIRPLKAGSGAYENSLVMLASLGFLMLLSVDGTLSRLDGALLLVAYALYLRWLYKKHFRKGRESGAERHTKATALDYVLLLIYGGLMVIGARLVVYGGRNIAEALGVAEYVIGATIVAIGTSLPEMTNALYGAIRERGSISVGNIIGANIMNALVVLGLASLIRPIPTGASTLTIVLVLMAMLPMIAELKRSGGLDRRIGFYFLILYAAYLVLLFSGAKL; translated from the coding sequence ATGCTGGTGTGGGCAGGTTCAATAGTTATCGGAATAATACTCCTCGTTGTCTTTGGAGACAGGCTCTCGGATAAAATCGTAGAGGTCGCCGAAAAGGCGGGGGTTTCCCCCCTAATTATAAGCCTTGTAGTCATAAGCCTCGCAACGACGCTGCCGGAGATAACAACCAGTGCGATGGCAAGCATCACTAAGGCCGAGGGTATAGCCCTCGGCAACGCCCTCGGAAGCATCTTCGCCAACATAGCACTCATTCTCGGCCTTGCGTCAGTGATAAGACCTCTAAAAGCTGGTAGCGGAGCTTATGAGAATTCCCTCGTCATGCTTGCTTCTCTCGGGTTCCTCATGTTGCTCTCCGTTGATGGCACCCTTTCAAGGCTTGACGGTGCCCTCCTTCTCGTAGCTTACGCCCTGTACCTGCGGTGGCTCTACAAGAAGCACTTCAGAAAGGGACGCGAAAGTGGAGCTGAACGTCACACAAAGGCAACGGCCCTCGACTACGTCTTACTCCTCATATATGGTGGCTTAATGGTTATTGGGGCGAGGCTCGTCGTTTACGGCGGCAGAAACATCGCCGAGGCCCTTGGGGTGGCGGAGTACGTCATAGGTGCCACCATTGTTGCCATCGGCACCTCCCTGCCCGAGATGACGAACGCCCTTTACGGGGCAATAAGGGAGCGCGGAAGCATAAGCGTCGGCAACATAATTGGGGCGAACATAATGAACGCCCTCGTAGTTCTTGGGCTGGCCTCACTGATAAGGCCAATCCCGACCGGTGCATCGACCCTAACCATCGTGCTCGTCCTCATGGCCATGCTCCCAATGATAGCTGAACTGAAGCGCTCTGGCGGCCTCGACAGAAGGATAGGGTTTTACTTCCTGATCCTCTATGCGGCCTATCTCGTTCTGCTGTTTTCGGGGGCGAAGCTCTAG
- the argF gene encoding ornithine carbamoyltransferase gives MVVSLAGRDVLCLQDFTREELETILKTAEMMKIWNKIGKPHRVLEGKTLAMIFQKPSTRTRISFEVGIYQLGGYGLYLNAQDLQLRRGETIADTARVLSRYVDGIMARVFDHKDVEDLAKYASVPVINGLSDFSHPCQALADYQTILEKKGRIQGLKIVYVGDGNNVAHSLMIAGTKLGANVVVATPEGYEPDPKVIKWAEQNAAESGGSFELLHDPVQAVKDADVIYTDVWASMGQEAEAEERRKIFMPFQVNKELVKHAKPDYIFMHCLPAHRGEEVTDDVIDSPNSVVFDQAENRLHAQKAVMALVMGGIKV, from the coding sequence ATGGTGGTTAGCCTTGCAGGAAGAGATGTTCTCTGCCTCCAGGACTTCACGAGGGAGGAGCTTGAGACTATTCTCAAGACTGCCGAGATGATGAAGATCTGGAACAAGATTGGAAAGCCGCACCGCGTTCTTGAGGGCAAGACCCTCGCCATGATATTCCAGAAGCCCTCGACGAGGACGAGGATTTCCTTTGAGGTCGGAATCTACCAGCTCGGCGGCTACGGCCTCTACCTCAACGCCCAGGACCTCCAGCTCAGGAGGGGTGAGACCATAGCCGACACGGCAAGGGTTCTCAGCAGGTACGTCGATGGAATAATGGCTAGGGTTTTCGACCACAAGGACGTTGAGGACCTCGCCAAGTACGCGAGCGTCCCTGTCATAAACGGCCTCTCGGACTTCTCACACCCGTGCCAGGCCCTAGCTGACTACCAGACCATCCTCGAGAAGAAGGGCAGGATTCAGGGACTTAAGATTGTCTACGTCGGTGACGGAAACAACGTCGCCCACTCCCTCATGATAGCCGGAACCAAGCTCGGTGCCAACGTTGTCGTTGCCACCCCAGAGGGATACGAGCCAGACCCGAAGGTAATCAAGTGGGCCGAGCAGAACGCGGCCGAAAGCGGCGGAAGCTTCGAGCTCCTCCACGACCCTGTTCAGGCTGTCAAGGATGCGGACGTCATCTACACCGACGTCTGGGCTAGCATGGGACAGGAGGCCGAGGCCGAGGAGAGGAGAAAGATATTCATGCCCTTCCAGGTCAACAAGGAGCTTGTAAAGCACGCCAAGCCCGACTACATCTTCATGCACTGCCTCCCGGCCCACAGGGGAGAAGAAGTCACCGATGATGTCATAGACAGCCCGAACAGCGTCGTCTTCGACCAGGCCGAGAACAGGCTCCACGCCCAGAAGGCAGTTATGGCCCTCGTCATGGGCGGGATTAAGGTGTGA
- the thyX gene encoding FAD-dependent thymidylate synthase, translating into MDNGIRVKLVNYTKKPLETVTWAALISYWDEWETETFGRMSDKDVEMHLPRVLGYGHESILEHATLTFAIEGCSRVCSHQLVRHRLASYTQQSQRYIVLNPEDVEETFVIPSGIKEDPELLAEWKELMKKSIELYKKSVERGQHQEDARFILPQAVRTKIVVTMNLRELKHFLGLRACERAQWEIREVAWKMLEEIAKNDELRPIIKWAKLGPRCVQLGYCPEGELMPPGCWKRTGEKWKTLFEG; encoded by the coding sequence ATGGACAATGGAATAAGGGTAAAGCTTGTCAATTATACAAAAAAACCTCTTGAAACTGTCACATGGGCGGCTCTCATAAGCTACTGGGATGAATGGGAAACTGAGACCTTCGGGAGAATGAGCGACAAGGACGTTGAGATGCACCTTCCGAGGGTTCTAGGTTATGGGCACGAGAGTATCCTCGAGCACGCGACGCTGACCTTCGCCATAGAGGGATGTTCCCGTGTTTGTTCGCACCAACTTGTTCGTCATAGGCTTGCTTCTTATACCCAGCAGTCACAGCGTTATATCGTGTTGAACCCTGAAGACGTTGAGGAGACCTTTGTCATTCCAAGTGGGATAAAAGAAGACCCGGAGCTTCTTGCTGAGTGGAAGGAACTCATGAAAAAATCCATCGAGCTCTATAAAAAGAGTGTTGAGCGCGGTCAGCATCAGGAAGACGCGCGTTTTATCCTTCCCCAAGCTGTCAGGACGAAGATAGTCGTCACGATGAACCTCCGGGAGCTGAAGCACTTTCTGGGACTCAGGGCCTGCGAGAGGGCGCAGTGGGAGATAAGGGAAGTGGCCTGGAAAATGCTCGAGGAGATTGCAAAGAACGACGAGCTCAGACCGATAATAAAGTGGGCGAAGCTCGGGCCAAGGTGTGTCCAGCTCGGCTACTGCCCTGAGGGAGAACTGATGCCCCCGGGATGCTGGAAGAGGACAGGGGAAAAGTGGAAAACGCTTTTTGAGGGTTAG
- a CDS encoding 2,3-bisphosphoglycerate-independent phosphoglycerate mutase, translated as MKKRKGLLIILDGLGDRPIKEFGGKTPLEYANTPNMDRLAKMGILGQQDPIKPGQPAGSDTAHLSIFGYDPYKVYRGRGFLEALGVGLDLNEDDLAFRVNFATIENGIITDRRAGRISTEEAHELAKAVQENVKLPVDFIFVGATGHRAVLVLRGMAKGYRVGENDPHEAGKPPQEFTWEDEESKKVAEILEEFVQKAHEVLDKHPINEKRRKEGKPPANYLLIRGAGTYPDIPMKFTEQWKVKAGAVIAVSLVKGVARAIGFDVYTPEGATGEYNTDVMAKAKKTVELLKDYDFVFLHFKPTDAAGHDNNPKLKAEMIEKADRMIGYILEHIDLEDVVIAITGDHSTPCEVMNHSGDPVPLLIAGGGVRPDHTESFGERECMRGGIGRIKGHDIVPIMMDLMNRSEKFGA; from the coding sequence ATGAAGAAGAGAAAGGGACTTCTCATAATCCTGGACGGTCTAGGGGACAGGCCGATAAAAGAGTTCGGCGGAAAAACGCCGCTTGAGTACGCTAACACCCCCAACATGGACAGACTCGCCAAGATGGGAATACTCGGTCAGCAGGATCCGATAAAACCCGGCCAGCCGGCCGGAAGCGATACCGCTCACCTCTCAATATTCGGCTACGACCCCTACAAGGTCTACCGCGGAAGGGGATTCCTCGAGGCCCTTGGCGTTGGACTCGACCTCAACGAGGACGATCTGGCCTTCCGCGTTAACTTCGCCACCATCGAGAACGGAATCATAACCGACAGGCGCGCTGGAAGGATAAGCACTGAGGAGGCCCACGAGCTTGCTAAGGCCGTTCAGGAGAACGTCAAGCTCCCGGTTGACTTCATATTCGTCGGCGCGACCGGCCACAGGGCCGTCCTCGTCCTCAGGGGCATGGCGAAGGGCTACCGCGTAGGGGAAAACGACCCGCACGAGGCCGGAAAGCCGCCGCAGGAGTTCACCTGGGAGGACGAGGAGAGCAAGAAGGTCGCCGAAATCCTCGAGGAGTTTGTCCAGAAGGCCCACGAGGTTCTCGACAAGCATCCGATCAACGAGAAGCGCAGGAAGGAGGGCAAGCCGCCAGCAAACTACCTCCTCATCCGCGGTGCTGGAACTTACCCGGACATACCGATGAAGTTCACCGAGCAGTGGAAGGTCAAGGCCGGGGCCGTTATAGCCGTCTCGCTCGTCAAGGGCGTTGCCAGGGCGATAGGCTTCGACGTCTACACTCCGGAGGGAGCAACTGGCGAGTACAACACCGATGTGATGGCCAAAGCCAAGAAGACCGTTGAGCTGCTCAAGGACTACGACTTCGTGTTCCTCCACTTCAAGCCGACCGACGCTGCTGGCCACGACAACAACCCGAAGCTCAAGGCCGAGATGATAGAGAAGGCCGACAGAATGATAGGCTACATCCTTGAGCACATCGACCTTGAGGATGTGGTCATAGCGATAACCGGCGACCACTCGACACCGTGCGAGGTTATGAACCACAGCGGCGACCCGGTTCCGCTCCTCATCGCTGGCGGCGGAGTCAGACCAGACCACACCGAGAGCTTCGGCGAGAGGGAGTGCATGCGCGGCGGAATCGGCAGGATAAAGGGCCACGACATAGTGCCCATAATGATGGATCTTATGAACAGAAGCGAGAAGTTCGGTGCGTGA
- a CDS encoding aminotransferase class I/II-fold pyridoxal phosphate-dependent enzyme has protein sequence MLKPVEFSAYHGGARRKEEGLIDFSASLNPYPPEWLDEMFERAREISGHYPYYEELEEGLAELVGEPITVTAGITEALYLLGILALRGRRVIVPAHTYGEYERVARIFGARVVKGPNDPEELSQLVERDSVVFFCNPNNPDGRFYGKKELGPLLDAVEDRNALLVLDEAFIDFVESPESPSGENIVKLRTFTKSYGLPGIRVGYVAGFPEAFRSVRMPWAIGSVGVAFLEFLLEDRFQHLKGTMPLIWREKRRIEKALGVKSDANFFIKYVRDAKKTVEELKRKGMLVRDCTSFGLPQYVRFSVRKPEENDALVRALLEISP, from the coding sequence ATGCTTAAGCCTGTAGAGTTCTCCGCATACCATGGCGGGGCAAGGAGAAAAGAGGAAGGTTTGATAGACTTCTCGGCTTCCCTGAATCCCTATCCGCCCGAGTGGCTGGATGAGATGTTCGAAAGGGCCAGAGAGATAAGCGGCCACTATCCCTACTATGAAGAGCTTGAGGAGGGTCTCGCTGAGCTTGTGGGCGAACCGATCACCGTAACTGCAGGAATAACCGAGGCCCTCTACCTCCTTGGAATCCTCGCGCTGAGGGGCAGGAGGGTGATAGTGCCAGCCCACACCTACGGCGAGTACGAGAGAGTTGCGAGAATTTTTGGAGCGAGGGTCGTCAAAGGTCCGAACGACCCCGAAGAGCTTTCCCAGCTTGTTGAGAGAGATTCAGTTGTCTTCTTCTGTAATCCAAACAACCCGGACGGGAGGTTCTACGGGAAAAAGGAGTTGGGACCCCTCTTGGATGCCGTTGAGGACAGAAACGCTTTACTCGTCCTCGACGAGGCCTTCATCGACTTCGTTGAAAGTCCCGAAAGCCCCAGTGGGGAGAACATCGTAAAGCTGAGGACGTTCACGAAGAGCTACGGCCTGCCGGGGATAAGGGTCGGCTACGTGGCGGGTTTTCCAGAAGCTTTCAGGAGCGTCAGAATGCCGTGGGCGATAGGATCGGTTGGTGTTGCCTTCCTTGAGTTCCTGCTGGAGGACAGGTTCCAGCACTTAAAGGGGACGATGCCCTTAATCTGGCGGGAGAAGAGGCGGATTGAGAAAGCCCTTGGAGTCAAGAGCGATGCGAACTTCTTCATAAAGTACGTTAGAGATGCCAAAAAGACAGTTGAGGAGCTGAAGAGAAAGGGGATGCTCGTGAGAGACTGCACGAGCTTTGGCCTTCCGCAATATGTCCGATTTTCGGTCAGGAAGCCTGAGGAAAACGATGCCTTAGTTCGGGCGTTGTTGGAAATTTCCCCCTAG
- the cobS gene encoding adenosylcobinamide-GDP ribazoletransferase: MRNILPFLTRIPVKGDFEKARNELWAFPLVALVSSALPTLILYLGLPLSNLLAVLALYWTIGLLHLDGLADWADGIMAKGDRERKIEVMKDVNTGIAGLFAVVIVLLLQVYSLQLLPFYALFLAELNSKYAMLLALATKRPLGKGLGAYFMEGMNGRQLALGTLLYVLLGLSVVLFEPRALAGILGLLFGVHIIRISLKNFDGLNGDCLGATAEITRAGTLVVMALVWWYL, encoded by the coding sequence ATGAGGAACATCCTGCCCTTTCTCACGAGAATCCCTGTCAAAGGAGATTTTGAAAAGGCCCGAAACGAGCTTTGGGCCTTCCCACTCGTGGCACTGGTTAGCTCGGCCCTTCCAACCCTTATCCTGTATCTCGGACTTCCTCTCTCTAATTTGCTTGCGGTTCTCGCCCTCTACTGGACGATCGGTCTCCTCCACCTTGATGGTTTGGCAGACTGGGCCGACGGAATAATGGCCAAAGGCGACAGGGAGAGGAAAATTGAGGTTATGAAGGACGTGAACACGGGTATAGCGGGGCTTTTTGCGGTCGTGATAGTCCTCCTCCTTCAAGTTTATTCCCTCCAGCTTCTCCCGTTCTACGCGCTCTTTCTGGCGGAGCTGAATTCCAAATACGCAATGTTGTTGGCTCTAGCAACTAAACGGCCCCTTGGAAAAGGATTGGGTGCGTACTTCATGGAGGGGATGAACGGAAGACAGCTGGCACTCGGGACGCTCCTCTATGTTTTGTTGGGCCTTTCAGTTGTCCTGTTTGAGCCGAGAGCCCTAGCCGGAATCCTCGGGCTCCTCTTTGGAGTCCATATCATTAGGATCTCTCTGAAGAACTTCGACGGTTTGAACGGGGACTGCCTCGGGGCTACTGCGGAGATAACGCGCGCTGGAACACTCGTGGTTATGGCGCTGGTGTGGTGGTATCTGTGA
- a CDS encoding NOL1/NOP2/sun family putative RNA methylase, producing MLERLFSLGYSKTFAERYYQLWGERALAIAEAMERPLPRCFRVNTLRIEVHKLTKLLNKKGFQFKRVPWAREGFCLTREPFSITSTPEYLSGLLYIQEASSMYPPVALGPKPGEVVADMAAAPGGKTSYMAQLMENGGIIYAFDVGEDRLRETRLNLSRLGVTNTILFHSSSLHIDELGVEFDKILLDAPCTGSGTIHKNPERKANRTMEDVKFCQGLQMKLLEKGLSVLKKGGVLVYSTCSLEPEENEFVIQWVLDNFEVELLPLRYGEPALTKPFGIELSEEIKKARRFYPDRHGTSGFFVAKIKKL from the coding sequence ATGCTCGAACGTCTCTTCAGCCTCGGCTACTCAAAGACCTTCGCGGAGCGCTATTACCAGCTCTGGGGTGAGAGGGCTTTAGCGATAGCCGAGGCGATGGAAAGGCCTCTTCCGAGGTGCTTCCGCGTTAACACGCTCCGCATCGAGGTTCACAAACTAACTAAGCTCCTCAACAAGAAGGGCTTTCAGTTTAAGAGAGTTCCCTGGGCGAGGGAGGGCTTCTGCCTCACGAGGGAACCCTTCTCGATAACCTCAACTCCCGAATATCTAAGCGGCTTACTCTACATCCAGGAAGCGAGCTCGATGTATCCTCCCGTTGCCCTCGGGCCCAAACCAGGTGAAGTCGTCGCCGACATGGCCGCCGCCCCCGGCGGGAAGACCTCTTACATGGCCCAGCTGATGGAGAACGGGGGGATAATCTACGCCTTCGATGTCGGCGAGGACAGGCTGAGGGAGACGAGGCTCAATCTGTCGAGGCTGGGCGTTACTAACACCATACTCTTCCACAGCTCGTCGCTCCACATAGACGAGCTCGGCGTCGAGTTCGACAAAATCCTCCTCGATGCGCCCTGCACAGGTTCCGGAACTATCCACAAGAACCCCGAGAGAAAAGCCAACAGGACAATGGAAGACGTGAAGTTCTGCCAGGGGCTCCAGATGAAGCTCCTTGAGAAGGGCCTGAGCGTTCTGAAGAAGGGTGGCGTTCTGGTTTACTCCACCTGCTCCCTTGAACCAGAGGAGAACGAGTTCGTAATCCAATGGGTTCTGGACAACTTTGAGGTTGAACTCCTTCCGCTTAGATACGGTGAGCCGGCTTTGACGAAGCCATTCGGCATCGAGCTGAGCGAGGAAATAAAGAAGGCGAGGCGCTTCTACCCGGACAGGCACGGGACGAGCGGCTTCTTCGTTGCGAAGATTAAGAAGCTCTAA
- the cbiB gene encoding adenosylcobinamide-phosphate synthase CbiB, with protein MHALVPFLLALAWDLTLGEPPAKLHPVVWFGRIAGFIDSRYKRRSPVLDFTAGLLTALVVITFAFLLSIVPFYAPFPLNYFLAAYLLKSSFAIKSLHEHVSRTITDDIEEKRRAVSMIVSRNTKVLDEAHLNSAAIESLAENLNDSVVAPLFYFLLFGLQGAVIYRAVNTLDAMLGYRNERYEFFGKFSARLDDALNFIPARLTVLLYLPLGGRKVPEYYRLARFKINSDKPMAAMSAVLGVWLEKPGVYRFPGKEPKNEDIKRALRIYWLVVTGWVIVVVLLLATGVCPCLSL; from the coding sequence ATGCACGCTTTAGTTCCCTTTCTCCTGGCACTCGCGTGGGACTTAACCCTTGGTGAACCTCCTGCAAAGCTCCATCCCGTAGTCTGGTTCGGGAGGATAGCTGGCTTTATCGACTCCCGCTACAAAAGGCGCTCTCCAGTCCTTGATTTCACTGCCGGCCTTCTCACTGCACTGGTTGTAATCACCTTCGCGTTTCTGCTCTCGATCGTGCCGTTTTACGCGCCCTTTCCCTTAAACTATTTCCTAGCGGCGTATCTCCTCAAGAGTTCCTTTGCCATAAAAAGCCTCCACGAGCACGTTTCGAGGACGATAACGGATGATATCGAGGAAAAGAGAAGGGCAGTCTCAATGATAGTGAGCAGGAACACAAAAGTCCTCGACGAGGCCCATCTAAACTCCGCCGCCATAGAGAGCCTCGCGGAGAATCTGAACGACTCCGTTGTGGCTCCTCTCTTCTACTTCCTCCTTTTTGGACTTCAGGGAGCGGTGATTTACCGAGCCGTAAACACTCTCGACGCTATGCTCGGCTACCGGAACGAGCGCTACGAGTTTTTCGGCAAGTTCTCAGCGAGGCTCGACGATGCTTTGAACTTCATTCCTGCCCGGCTGACCGTTCTTCTCTACCTTCCCCTCGGCGGGAGGAAAGTTCCTGAGTACTACAGGCTGGCAAGGTTCAAGATAAACTCCGACAAGCCAATGGCGGCGATGAGCGCGGTCCTTGGCGTTTGGCTCGAAAAGCCCGGAGTTTACCGCTTTCCAGGGAAAGAGCCGAAAAACGAGGACATAAAACGAGCTTTGAGAATTTACTGGCTGGTTGTAACTGGGTGGGTTATAGTTGTGGTATTACTGCTCGCAACGGGGGTATGTCCATGCTTAAGCCTGTAG
- a CDS encoding HIT family protein: MKVLWAPWRIEYIRSPKHEGCIFCDFPKENRDKERLILYRGKHAFVIMNNYPYNPGHVMVAPYRHVGRWEDLTDEELLEIMKLSQLMIKAIKKAMNPDGFNLGVNLGRVAGAGIDDHVHLHIVPRWNGDTNFMPVIADTKVIPESLQEAYEELKKAIDEVLKE; this comes from the coding sequence ATGAAAGTCCTGTGGGCACCTTGGAGAATCGAGTACATACGCTCACCCAAGCATGAGGGCTGTATATTCTGCGACTTCCCGAAGGAGAACCGGGATAAAGAAAGGCTCATCCTCTACCGCGGGAAGCATGCTTTCGTGATAATGAACAACTATCCCTACAACCCCGGCCACGTCATGGTGGCTCCATACAGGCACGTCGGGAGATGGGAAGACCTGACAGATGAAGAGCTTTTGGAAATAATGAAGCTCTCCCAGCTCATGATAAAGGCAATAAAGAAGGCCATGAACCCTGATGGCTTCAACCTCGGCGTGAACCTTGGAAGAGTGGCCGGAGCGGGGATAGACGACCACGTCCACCTTCACATCGTCCCGCGCTGGAACGGGGACACCAACTTCATGCCGGTCATAGCGGACACGAAGGTCATCCCAGAGTCCCTGCAGGAAGCCTACGAGGAGCTGAAAAAGGCGATAGACGAAGTTCTCAAGGAGTGA
- a CDS encoding PIN domain-containing protein, with the protein MELVLDFNVIFSALHGRGVAYRIFMENHVLERFRFLIPAYLWEELDSKRERISRLTHLSEDEVAYVLSIIRRQTVVIPENIVLQGMEKAREICPDPKDIPYVALALALNVPLLTGDKKLAKSVGGYIKVYTPREVLNFLEGRSEL; encoded by the coding sequence ATGGAGCTTGTGCTCGATTTCAACGTCATCTTCTCGGCACTCCACGGAAGAGGCGTTGCCTACAGGATTTTTATGGAGAACCACGTCCTTGAGAGGTTCCGATTCTTGATTCCAGCCTATTTATGGGAAGAGCTTGACTCCAAGCGCGAAAGAATATCGAGGCTCACGCATTTGAGTGAAGACGAAGTTGCCTACGTGCTTTCGATTATACGGAGACAGACTGTCGTAATTCCCGAAAACATAGTCCTTCAAGGGATGGAAAAGGCCAGGGAAATTTGTCCTGATCCAAAAGACATCCCATATGTAGCCCTCGCTCTGGCACTCAACGTCCCGCTTCTCACGGGAGACAAGAAGCTTGCGAAATCTGTTGGCGGATATATCAAGGTTTACACTCCCAGAGAAGTTTTGAACTTCCTCGAAGGCAGGTCTGAGCTATGA
- a CDS encoding DUF3211 domain-containing protein, with protein sequence MEVNVDWDVLKTILSEPKKTLLFFPYFKEFDGQKVRFEVPRFIFNFGYEFELDVGFGNSEAIYTFRGERGILTVTFKVQNGRLKVTADWAGFGEALMGKPLEIFASGIAEAVQEFCTSLKCPVVKVSEEGGEVTRITPDSAPALLKRLALEFGTSFMVEGTADDGTYLAAKVVNGKLVELRLKQGTRESVISTDVSVVELDEGLFEDLPLDRSFKIKVRELTP encoded by the coding sequence GTGGAAGTTAACGTCGATTGGGACGTCCTTAAAACTATCCTGAGCGAGCCGAAAAAGACACTGCTGTTCTTCCCGTACTTTAAGGAATTCGACGGACAAAAAGTCAGATTTGAAGTGCCTAGGTTCATATTCAATTTTGGCTATGAGTTTGAGTTAGACGTTGGGTTTGGGAACAGCGAGGCGATATATACCTTCAGAGGGGAGCGGGGAATACTCACAGTGACCTTTAAAGTCCAGAACGGCCGTCTCAAGGTAACCGCAGATTGGGCGGGTTTTGGAGAGGCCCTGATGGGCAAGCCCTTGGAGATTTTTGCCAGCGGGATAGCGGAGGCAGTTCAAGAGTTCTGCACCTCCCTTAAATGTCCCGTGGTTAAGGTGTCCGAGGAAGGGGGAGAAGTTACCAGGATAACCCCTGATAGTGCACCTGCTCTCTTAAAGAGACTTGCGCTTGAGTTCGGTACCAGCTTCATGGTAGAAGGAACCGCGGATGACGGGACTTACCTGGCAGCAAAGGTAGTTAACGGAAAGCTGGTTGAACTTCGTCTAAAACAGGGAACAAGGGAATCCGTGATAAGCACCGATGTCAGCGTGGTTGAACTGGATGAGGGTCTGTTTGAAGACTTACCCTTGGACAGAAGCTTCAAAATAAAAGTGAGAGAGCTCACTCCTTGA